In one Planctomycetota bacterium genomic region, the following are encoded:
- a CDS encoding helix-turn-helix domain-containing protein: MVRKHKFAEIDQSAMGSLSAYMKKMALEGNIRARTRAQAVYFSYKYLTVAQIAQQMNRSPNTVYMWLRKYREKGLAGIMDKTPPTKLAPAQVDEMMKASGWDKAHKDGRTYQRAWPLRKIAQWIKDRWNIKLSHEGVRKILKRTK; encoded by the coding sequence ATGGTAAGAAAACACAAGTTCGCTGAAATTGACCAGAGCGCCATGGGCAGTTTGAGCGCCTATATGAAGAAGATGGCACTGGAAGGAAACATCCGCGCCCGCACACGCGCCCAGGCAGTTTATTTCTCCTATAAATACCTGACCGTTGCCCAGATTGCACAACAAATGAACCGCTCCCCCAACACGGTCTATATGTGGCTGAGAAAATACCGGGAAAAAGGACTTGCCGGTATTATGGATAAAACTCCGCCGACCAAATTAGCCCCGGCGCAGGTGGATGAGATGATGAAGGCAAGCGGCTGGGATAAGGCGCACAAAGACGGCAGGACATACCAGCGCGCCTGGCCATTGCGCAAGATTGCCCAATGGATAAAAGACAGATGGAATATCAAACTCTCCCATGAGGGCGTCAGAAAGATTCTCAAACGAACAAAATAA
- a CDS encoding DUF4445 domain-containing protein: MKTYKITFLPDNKTVIAQAGSTILETAQKSGIYITGVCGGDVVCGKCRVIIKSGKVKTEPTGLLTPQEIKEGVVLACYSNVIEDIVVEIPPESRAEEGEVLLKGKAFRKTSCQKSSVKGDYGLAVDIGTTTVVAYLINQSSGKTLGAMGAFNRQITYGDDIITRIIFAGEKGGMEKLHQAVIGNINNLITALAFESKIKPDDIKSITVAGNTTMIHLLMKQDPGYLRREPYLPKSKRVEPIRASELGIKINPKGLLSCVPNVSSYVGGDVIAGLVACGMAEKDELALYVDMGTNGEMVLGNKEWLASVACSVGPAFEGSGIKSGTRAVKGAIDDVSINKSGCKALVRTIGKGKPKGICGSGLIELISEMLKARIINKAGKISTDIKSPFIRKGDEGTEYVVVPAKDSLSGRDIVITQPDIDNIIRSKAAVYAGARTLLNKMNLTFKDIKRFYIAGAFGSHLDIEKSIAIGMLPDITRSKFKYIGNGSVAGASMILLDKSCMEKAEELADKMAYVDLSGDNIFHEEFISAMFLPHTDIKLFQSLRG, from the coding sequence ATGAAAACTTATAAGATAACCTTTCTCCCTGATAACAAAACCGTTATTGCCCAAGCCGGTTCCACAATCCTGGAAACGGCTCAAAAGTCAGGCATATATATCACCGGTGTCTGCGGGGGAGATGTTGTTTGCGGCAAGTGCCGGGTGATTATAAAATCGGGAAAGGTTAAGACTGAACCGACCGGGCTTCTTACTCCTCAAGAAATAAAGGAAGGTGTCGTCCTTGCCTGCTATAGTAATGTTATTGAAGACATCGTTGTAGAGATTCCGCCCGAATCGCGCGCTGAAGAAGGCGAGGTGCTTCTTAAAGGCAAGGCTTTCAGGAAGACATCCTGCCAAAAATCATCCGTAAAAGGGGATTACGGGCTTGCTGTGGATATCGGAACAACGACGGTGGTGGCTTATTTGATAAACCAATCTAGCGGTAAGACGCTCGGTGCCATGGGCGCTTTCAACCGCCAGATTACTTACGGGGATGATATCATCACCCGCATCATCTTTGCCGGAGAAAAAGGCGGGATGGAGAAACTCCACCAGGCGGTTATTGGAAATATCAATAATCTAATCACCGCGCTGGCTTTCGAAAGCAAGATTAAGCCGGATGATATTAAATCAATCACGGTTGCGGGAAATACCACGATGATACATCTATTAATGAAGCAGGATCCCGGATACCTGCGCCGTGAGCCTTATTTGCCCAAGTCAAAACGCGTGGAGCCAATCCGCGCCTCGGAGCTTGGCATAAAGATAAATCCGAAAGGGCTGTTATCATGTGTTCCGAATGTTTCCAGTTATGTCGGCGGGGATGTTATTGCGGGACTGGTCGCTTGCGGCATGGCGGAAAAAGATGAGCTTGCCTTATACGTGGATATGGGCACAAACGGGGAGATGGTTTTGGGCAATAAAGAATGGCTGGCATCGGTTGCCTGTTCAGTCGGCCCGGCATTCGAAGGAAGCGGCATCAAATCCGGCACCCGCGCCGTCAAAGGCGCAATTGATGACGTTTCCATAAATAAATCCGGTTGCAAAGCTTTAGTCAGAACTATCGGCAAAGGGAAACCCAAAGGCATTTGCGGCTCAGGCCTGATTGAGCTTATTTCGGAGATGCTGAAGGCGCGGATTATAAACAAGGCAGGCAAAATCTCCACTGATATAAAGTCGCCGTTTATCCGCAAAGGCGATGAAGGGACGGAATATGTCGTCGTGCCCGCAAAAGATTCGCTCTCCGGGCGCGATATCGTGATAACCCAGCCGGATATAGATAATATCATACGCTCTAAGGCGGCAGTTTATGCGGGTGCGCGGACGCTTCTTAATAAGATGAATCTTACATTTAAAGATATCAAAAGGTTTTATATTGCCGGCGCTTTCGGGAGCCACCTGGACATCGAAAAGAGCATTGCCATCGGGATGCTTCCTGATATCACGCGCAGTAAATTCAAGTATATCGGGAACGGCTCGGTTGCGGGCGCTTCGATGATTCTCTTGGATAAGAGTTGTATGGAAAAGGCCGAGGAACTGGCTGATAAAATGGCTTATGTCGATTTAAGCGGCGACAATATTTTCCATGAGGAGTTTATCTCGGCGATGTTCCTGCCGCACACGGATATTAAGCTGTTTCAGAGTCTAAGAGGCTAA
- a CDS encoding B12-binding domain-containing radical SAM protein: MPNHILLINPWIHDFSAYDLWLKPLGLLYIGSALKRHGYKISLIDCLDTHLEEKPYGCGEFPRAEIPKPVVYKNISRKYKRYGITPEEFSARLMSLEQPALICITSIMTYWYPGLFETIQNIRNVFPKTPIALGGIYATLCYEHAVKYSGADYVIKGPGEQTVLEIAAELTGKPNTTTPPTDDKLPYPAYHLYSTRLKSISMITSRGCPFKCTYCASGLLYQGFHQHKPEKVIHEIEYYTIGLGVKDIAFYDDALLINPERHIEPILNLIIARGINKKVRFHTPNGLHIKYITEPLAKKLYQAGFKTIRLGFESSQSRWQEKSSYKTTNDEFRQALSNLKKAGYSSDDIGVYVMVGMPGQTLKEINESIDFVHGCGGHVKIAQYTPIPGTKDFELAVTEYGVNPNEPLLHNKSIYPLKPQNISFKDMESIKDRVKQFTPSSI; the protein is encoded by the coding sequence ATGCCAAATCATATCCTGTTAATCAATCCGTGGATACACGATTTCTCCGCCTATGATTTATGGCTAAAGCCATTGGGACTGCTTTATATCGGCTCTGCTCTGAAGCGTCATGGGTACAAAATAAGCCTCATAGATTGCCTGGATACACATCTTGAAGAAAAACCATACGGCTGCGGAGAATTTCCGCGCGCTGAAATACCTAAACCGGTTGTCTATAAAAATATTTCCAGGAAATATAAGCGCTACGGCATTACTCCTGAAGAATTCTCCGCAAGGCTCATGTCTCTGGAACAGCCTGCTCTTATCTGCATAACTTCCATCATGACCTATTGGTATCCGGGATTGTTCGAAACTATCCAAAATATCAGGAACGTATTTCCCAAAACGCCCATCGCCCTGGGAGGGATTTACGCGACGCTCTGTTATGAACATGCCGTTAAATATTCCGGCGCTGATTACGTCATTAAAGGCCCGGGAGAACAAACTGTTTTGGAAATAGCGGCTGAATTAACAGGCAAGCCAAATACAACCACTCCGCCAACAGATGATAAACTCCCCTATCCAGCGTATCATTTATATTCAACAAGGCTTAAGTCTATTTCCATGATTACATCACGGGGATGCCCTTTTAAGTGCACCTATTGCGCATCAGGATTGCTCTATCAGGGATTCCATCAGCATAAACCAGAAAAAGTAATACATGAAATAGAATATTATACGATAGGCCTCGGTGTTAAAGACATCGCCTTTTACGATGATGCGCTTCTGATTAATCCGGAAAGGCATATCGAACCGATACTTAACCTGATTATCGCACGGGGCATTAATAAGAAAGTCCGTTTCCACACACCGAACGGATTACATATAAAATATATCACCGAACCGCTCGCCAAAAAACTATATCAGGCGGGGTTTAAAACCATACGCCTCGGTTTCGAAAGCAGCCAGTCACGCTGGCAGGAAAAATCAAGCTATAAAACGACTAACGATGAATTCCGGCAAGCCTTAAGCAACCTGAAAAAAGCCGGATATTCTTCTGATGATATCGGGGTATATGTCATGGTCGGCATGCCCGGCCAAACGCTCAAAGAGATAAACGAGAGCATAGATTTCGTCCACGGCTGCGGCGGACACGTAAAAATAGCCCAGTATACGCCCATCCCAGGGACAAAAGACTTTGAACTGGCTGTTACCGAATACGGGGTTAATCCTAATGAACCTCTGCTTCACAATAAAAGCATCTATCCTTTGAAGCCGCAAAATATATCGTTTAAAGATATGGAATCAATCAAAGACCGGGTAAAACAATTCACACCCTCCTCTATATAG
- a CDS encoding AAA family ATPase gives MFTIAVAGKGGMGKTTVAAAIIESMRRKGKRPILAVDADPNSTLGDWLGIKCSCAVADIIEETKGLRNLPEGVSKPAHLEFQIQRTLVESKGVDLLVMGRPEGPDCYCMANNMLRGYITELAESYPYVVLDNEAGMEHLNRKTTQDIDALLLVSDPTRIGLRTTKNIKELIDKLTFLRIKKKYLILNKSEEPRESKEFLESYVKGIELELIGLVPVEKELQKLELEGKPISALADTSPFMKAVGEIVERILN, from the coding sequence ATGTTTACAATAGCTGTTGCCGGCAAAGGCGGGATGGGCAAAACAACCGTCGCCGCGGCGATTATCGAATCCATGCGCCGGAAGGGCAAAAGGCCTATCCTCGCCGTGGATGCAGACCCGAACTCTACCCTCGGCGACTGGCTCGGCATTAAATGTTCCTGTGCCGTCGCGGATATTATAGAAGAAACCAAGGGATTAAGAAATCTGCCTGAGGGTGTTTCCAAGCCGGCGCACCTAGAATTCCAGATTCAGCGCACGCTTGTCGAATCAAAAGGAGTGGATTTGCTGGTCATGGGCAGGCCGGAAGGACCTGATTGCTATTGCATGGCAAATAATATGCTCCGGGGCTATATTACGGAACTGGCGGAAAGTTATCCCTATGTCGTTTTGGATAACGAAGCCGGGATGGAACACCTTAACAGGAAGACCACCCAGGATATTGACGCATTACTTCTGGTAAGCGACCCGACAAGGATAGGACTGCGCACGACGAAGAATATCAAGGAGCTTATTGATAAACTGACGTTTCTTAGGATTAAGAAGAAATATCTGATATTAAATAAGTCTGAAGAGCCTAGGGAGTCTAAAGAGTTTTTAGAGTCTTATGTTAAGGGAATTGAATTGGAACTTATCGGCTTGGTGCCGGTGGAAAAGGAATTACAGAAGCTGGAACTGGAAGGAAAACCCATATCAGCCCTCGCCGACACCTCACCGTTTATGAAGGCAGTGGGGGAGATAGTGGAGAGGATTCTAAATTAA
- a CDS encoding riboflavin synthase has translation MFTGIIQTIGKVANIRKTKSDSQIAINLKALSRKVALGDSVAINGVCLTATRKTGETVLFDAVKETISHTNLGKLKRGNPVNIELAIRAGEPFGGHFVQGHVDGIGTISRKYKEGNGFVIEIKTTPQITGQMIEKGSVAIDGISLTITGIGKDRFTIAIIPHTLKHTTLLGKRIGETVNLETDMLGKWLKKLLDPKSVKSSLNPIPREILKQLL, from the coding sequence ATGTTTACAGGAATAATACAAACTATCGGCAAAGTCGCCAATATCAGGAAGACAAAAAGCGACTCCCAGATTGCCATTAACCTGAAAGCCCTATCACGCAAAGTGGCTTTGGGCGATAGCGTCGCTATTAATGGCGTTTGCCTGACCGCCACCAGGAAAACCGGAGAGACCGTATTGTTTGACGCGGTCAAGGAAACCATTTCACACACCAATCTCGGAAAGCTAAAAAGAGGCAACCCGGTAAATATAGAGCTTGCCATCAGGGCAGGAGAGCCGTTCGGAGGACATTTTGTCCAGGGACATGTGGACGGAATAGGCACGATTTCCCGCAAATATAAAGAAGGCAATGGATTTGTTATTGAGATAAAGACCACTCCTCAAATAACAGGACAGATGATAGAAAAAGGCTCGGTGGCGATAGACGGCATTAGTCTCACCATTACCGGAATCGGGAAAGACCGGTTTACCATCGCGATTATTCCGCATACATTAAAGCACACAACCCTGCTCGGGAAACGAATCGGGGAAACGGTCAACCTGGAAACAGATATGCTGGGCAAGTGGCTGAAGAAACTTCTGGACCCCAAGTCCGTGAAAAGCTCTCTAAACCCCATCCCCAGAGAAATCCTCAAACAACTGCTTTAA
- a CDS encoding four helix bundle protein yields the protein MAIESFRDLIVWQKAIDLFILTVKDVESFPKTRAGFVIQDQLLRAVGSVSANIAEGFGRRGKKEYSYHLGVAKGSAAESVDWYEKVLRLKWLDEKTVKCRFELLDEIRKMLNSLISKIGFSNS from the coding sequence ATGGCGATAGAAAGTTTTAGGGATTTAATAGTCTGGCAAAAGGCAATAGATTTATTTATATTAACTGTTAAAGATGTAGAGAGCTTTCCCAAGACAAGAGCCGGTTTTGTCATCCAGGACCAATTACTTAGGGCGGTTGGTTCTGTCAGCGCTAATATCGCTGAAGGTTTTGGAAGAAGAGGCAAAAAAGAATATTCTTATCATCTGGGTGTCGCAAAAGGTTCTGCTGCTGAAAGTGTTGATTGGTATGAAAAGGTTTTAAGATTGAAGTGGTTAGATGAAAAGACAGTTAAATGCCGATTTGAACTGCTTGATGAAATAAGAAAGATGCTTAATTCTCTGATTTCTAAAATAGGGTTTTCTAACTCTTAG
- the rpmB gene encoding 50S ribosomal protein L28 has protein sequence MAWICAICGKKSSVGNVITRRGLAKKKGGVGKKTTGITKRKFRPNLQRIRIILDGKAVRAKVCTGCIKKGKIVKPA, from the coding sequence ATGGCATGGATTTGCGCAATATGCGGCAAGAAATCTTCGGTCGGTAATGTTATCACCCGGCGCGGTCTCGCCAAGAAAAAAGGCGGCGTCGGTAAAAAGACCACCGGTATAACCAAAAGGAAATTCCGCCCGAATTTGCAGAGAATCAGGATAATCCTTGACGGTAAAGCCGTCCGGGCAAAAGTCTGCACTGGTTGCATTAAAAAGGGCAAGATAGTAAAACCGGCTTAA
- the preA gene encoding NAD-dependent dihydropyrimidine dehydrogenase subunit PreA has protein sequence MNPLSVNFAGLNLINPFLLASGPATRDKDSIRSAFKAGWAGAVTKTISLKPPVSPTPRLYLFESIDSLINIELISEFTHRQWANWIKLIKKEFPKQALIASIMGSVEMTEWQTLAKEMEKSGADALELNVSCPHGMPEKAMGSLIGQDKTLVAEIVMSVKECVKIPVIVKLTPNVTDLAEIARSCEISGADALSGINTVKAFTGIDINTFSPKLSVYGKSAFGGYGGKAIKPIALRCTAEMALSTKLPVSAIGGISTWEDAVEFMLIGASCIQVCTAAIAYGINIIEDLKDGLSSYLKKHKFKSIRDIIGKSKDKIVRFSELTLHPKQVSVINKSKCIANCHQCYIVCRAAGFNAITLDNAQKPFVNISLCKGCGLCISVCHFNAIRITPCKRK, from the coding sequence ATGAACCCTTTATCCGTTAACTTCGCAGGTCTTAACCTGATAAACCCGTTTCTCCTGGCTTCGGGTCCGGCAACCCGTGATAAAGATTCTATCCGCTCGGCATTCAAAGCTGGCTGGGCAGGTGCGGTAACCAAGACCATTTCCCTAAAACCGCCTGTAAGCCCGACCCCGCGTTTATACCTCTTTGAATCTATTGACAGCCTTATCAATATAGAACTAATCTCGGAATTTACCCATCGCCAGTGGGCTAACTGGATAAAACTCATAAAGAAGGAATTTCCCAAGCAAGCGCTTATTGCCAGTATCATGGGTTCCGTTGAAATGACAGAATGGCAAACCCTGGCGAAAGAGATGGAGAAATCCGGTGCCGACGCCTTGGAACTGAATGTCTCCTGCCCGCACGGGATGCCGGAAAAGGCTATGGGTAGCCTTATCGGTCAGGATAAAACGCTCGTTGCCGAAATAGTCATGTCGGTCAAGGAATGCGTAAAGATTCCGGTCATCGTCAAACTTACTCCTAATGTAACCGACCTCGCAGAAATCGCCCGTTCCTGCGAGATATCCGGCGCGGATGCCCTTTCCGGAATAAACACGGTCAAGGCATTTACCGGAATTGATATCAACACTTTCTCGCCTAAGCTTTCTGTTTACGGGAAATCAGCCTTTGGCGGTTACGGAGGCAAAGCCATTAAACCCATCGCCCTGCGCTGCACAGCGGAAATGGCCCTCTCCACCAAGCTCCCGGTCAGTGCCATCGGCGGGATTTCAACATGGGAAGACGCGGTTGAGTTCATGCTCATCGGCGCTTCCTGCATACAGGTTTGCACCGCCGCCATCGCTTACGGGATTAACATCATAGAAGATTTGAAGGACGGATTAAGCAGCTATCTCAAGAAGCACAAATTCAAATCCATCCGCGACATCATCGGCAAATCAAAGGATAAAATAGTCAGGTTTTCCGAGCTTACCCTGCACCCCAAGCAGGTTTCTGTTATCAATAAATCCAAATGTATTGCCAATTGCCACCAGTGCTATATCGTCTGCCGCGCCGCCGGATTCAACGCCATTACCCTGGACAACGCCCAAAAACCATTTGTCAATATTTCCTTGTGTAAAGGCTGCGGATTGTGTATAAGTGTATGTCACTTTAACGCAATCAGGATAACGCCATGCAAGCGAAAATAA
- the recJ gene encoding single-stranded-DNA-specific exonuclease RecJ, with amino-acid sequence MNWNLLPADESIQATLTAALGIPPVVAQLLINRKVTDAEGARAFFKPSLNDLQDPNEIVGVTKALERIDRALKDKEKIVIYGDYDTDGITATVLLKNMFKFIGVEVDFYIPHRLEEGYSLNQKALEKLAKGGAKLIITVDCGITGLEEVTYAKTLGLDIIITDHHEPLRDKSGSLILPEAFVIINPKISPGAFKELSGVGVAFKLLWAFTQRLSNDKKRSGYFQKFLAESIALVVVGTITDVVPLSSENRILTAYGVPLLKSLSIPWLDALIEKSRIKRNLFSPRDISFRIGPRLNASGRLGTALAAAELLMTDSKERALELADELEKSNQQRQRIEKKIIESARIKIAEEIDLEKEYVIVLADKDWHEGVIGIVASKLADEFHRPVILLALKGEKAKGSARSIDSFHLYNALQTCSTLLDSLGGHAYAAGMEIKAENIGVLRNDINIYARENLTPEDLVPSIDIDAEVNLEELSMNTVQLIQQMAPFGEGNREPVLLSRNVRIAGQPRLCGNNDDHCAFVVRDFDASSGKNSVRVIAYWMSERQQELLKLTDKPFQIVYTPEVNFWNNQTEIVLNLKDFKPLENSPLSL; translated from the coding sequence ATGAATTGGAATTTGCTGCCTGCGGATGAATCCATCCAGGCAACTTTAACAGCCGCATTGGGAATCCCTCCGGTTGTCGCACAGCTTTTAATCAACCGCAAGGTGACGGATGCCGAAGGCGCCCGCGCTTTCTTTAAGCCCAGCCTTAATGATTTGCAGGACCCTAACGAGATTGTCGGCGTGACCAAAGCGCTCGAGCGCATTGATAGGGCGTTAAAAGATAAAGAAAAAATCGTCATTTACGGCGATTACGATACGGATGGAATCACCGCAACCGTGCTCCTGAAGAATATGTTCAAATTTATCGGGGTCGAGGTGGATTTCTATATCCCCCATCGCCTTGAGGAAGGTTACAGCCTTAATCAGAAAGCCCTGGAAAAACTTGCTAAAGGCGGAGCCAAGCTTATTATCACGGTTGATTGCGGCATCACCGGCTTGGAAGAAGTTACTTATGCCAAAACGCTTGGTCTGGATATTATTATTACCGACCATCACGAGCCCTTGCGCGATAAATCAGGCAGCCTTATTTTGCCCGAGGCGTTTGTTATTATCAATCCCAAGATAAGCCCGGGCGCGTTTAAGGAGCTTTCCGGGGTCGGCGTGGCGTTTAAGCTGCTCTGGGCTTTTACCCAGCGCCTGTCTAACGATAAAAAGCGCTCAGGCTACTTCCAGAAATTCCTGGCTGAAAGCATTGCCCTGGTCGTGGTCGGCACGATTACCGATGTCGTTCCGTTAAGCAGCGAGAACCGGATACTGACCGCTTACGGGGTGCCGCTCCTAAAAAGCCTTTCCATTCCCTGGCTGGATGCGCTCATAGAAAAAAGCCGCATTAAGCGTAACTTGTTTTCTCCGCGCGATATCAGTTTCCGCATCGGTCCGCGCCTGAATGCCAGCGGCCGCTTGGGAACCGCTCTGGCCGCCGCGGAATTATTGATGACGGATTCCAAAGAGCGCGCGCTTGAGCTGGCTGACGAGCTGGAGAAATCCAACCAGCAGCGCCAGCGCATTGAGAAAAAGATTATTGAATCAGCCCGGATAAAAATCGCGGAAGAAATAGATTTGGAAAAGGAATATGTCATCGTCCTGGCGGATAAAGACTGGCACGAGGGCGTCATAGGGATTGTGGCTTCCAAGCTGGCTGATGAATTCCACCGGCCGGTCATCCTCTTAGCCCTGAAAGGCGAAAAGGCAAAAGGCTCTGCCCGGTCAATTGATTCCTTTCATTTATATAATGCCTTGCAGACATGTTCCACATTACTGGATTCGCTTGGCGGACATGCCTACGCCGCCGGCATGGAAATAAAAGCGGAAAATATCGGCGTGCTTAGGAATGATATCAATATCTACGCGCGGGAAAATCTTACGCCCGAAGACCTGGTTCCCTCTATCGATATCGATGCCGAAGTTAACCTGGAAGAGCTCTCCATGAATACCGTTCAGCTAATCCAACAGATGGCACCATTCGGAGAGGGGAATCGTGAACCGGTGCTTTTATCCCGCAATGTCCGGATTGCCGGCCAGCCGCGCCTGTGCGGCAATAACGATGACCACTGCGCCTTTGTGGTCAGGGATTTTGATGCTTCTTCCGGCAAGAACTCTGTCCGCGTCATCGCCTATTGGATGAGCGAGCGCCAGCAGGAACTCCTAAAACTTACCGACAAGCCTTTCCAGATTGTCTATACGCCTGAAGTTAATTTCTGGAATAACCAGACCGAAATAGTGCTTAATCTCAAGGACTTCAAGCCGCTCGAAAACTCCCCGCTTTCCCTGTGA
- the hydA gene encoding dihydropyrimidinase gives MQAKIIGGTVVTSEKAFRADIAIDKGKIKKIAPAITEEALEVIDATDQFILPGGIDAHTHFDMPFGGTVTSDDFFTGTVAAACGGTTSIIDFAIQEKGKSLKDALDTWHQKADNKSVVDYGFHIAITDLNEDTWDELHTLTTQGISSIKVFLAYKNSLMINDETVFKLLQESNRLGLLVMAHCENGDVIDVLSKQLLEQGKTLPIYHALSRPAELEDEATNRAIKLAAVANAPLYIVHLSSQGALESVRQAHLNKQPVYAETCPHYLVLSMDQYSKPAFEGAKYVMSPPLRGKHHQAALWKGLAEKTLSTIGSDHCAFNMKEQKELGKDDFSKIPNGIPGVETRIPLLYSEGVTKNKINLNQLVDITSTMPAKLFGLYPAKGEIAEGSDADIVIINPKKRIELTVNKLHQNVDYCPYEGMTLKGMIYYVLLRGQTIVRKGSFLGTKGMGEFLKRRVFKL, from the coding sequence ATGCAAGCGAAAATAATCGGCGGGACAGTCGTTACCTCTGAAAAAGCCTTCCGGGCGGATATTGCCATAGACAAAGGCAAGATAAAGAAAATCGCCCCGGCCATCACCGAAGAAGCGCTGGAAGTAATCGATGCCACGGACCAGTTTATCCTGCCCGGCGGAATAGACGCCCATACGCACTTTGATATGCCTTTCGGCGGGACGGTTACCTCGGACGATTTCTTCACCGGAACGGTCGCCGCGGCCTGCGGCGGCACGACCTCCATCATAGATTTCGCCATACAGGAAAAAGGCAAATCGCTCAAAGACGCACTGGATACTTGGCACCAGAAAGCGGATAATAAAAGCGTGGTGGATTACGGATTCCATATCGCCATCACAGATTTAAACGAAGATACCTGGGATGAACTTCATACGCTTACCACACAGGGCATCTCCTCCATCAAAGTATTCCTGGCGTATAAAAACTCCCTGATGATTAATGACGAAACTGTCTTTAAACTCCTGCAGGAATCAAACAGGCTGGGATTGCTTGTCATGGCGCACTGCGAAAACGGAGATGTCATAGATGTCCTGTCCAAACAGCTTCTGGAACAAGGCAAAACACTGCCGATTTACCACGCGCTGTCACGCCCGGCTGAACTGGAAGACGAGGCAACCAACCGCGCAATCAAGCTGGCCGCGGTCGCCAATGCGCCGCTTTATATCGTGCATTTATCGTCACAGGGAGCGCTGGAAAGCGTCCGACAGGCGCATCTCAATAAACAGCCGGTATACGCGGAGACCTGCCCCCATTACCTGGTGCTTTCCATGGACCAATATAGCAAGCCCGCCTTTGAAGGCGCTAAATACGTGATGTCTCCGCCATTGCGCGGTAAACACCACCAGGCTGCCCTCTGGAAAGGGCTGGCGGAAAAGACATTAAGCACCATCGGTTCAGACCACTGTGCCTTTAACATGAAAGAGCAAAAGGAATTAGGCAAGGACGATTTCTCGAAAATCCCCAACGGCATCCCCGGAGTGGAAACAAGAATTCCTCTCCTTTACAGCGAAGGAGTCACTAAAAACAAGATTAACTTAAACCAGCTGGTGGATATCACCTCAACAATGCCGGCAAAACTCTTCGGCTTATATCCGGCTAAAGGCGAAATCGCCGAGGGAAGCGATGCGGATATCGTAATCATTAATCCTAAAAAGCGGATAGAGCTTACCGTCAATAAACTCCACCAGAATGTTGATTATTGTCCCTATGAAGGAATGACACTAAAGGGAATGATTTATTACGTACTTTTAAGGGGACAAACTATCGTGCGCAAAGGCAGTTTCCTCGGGACCAAAGGCATGGGAGAATTTCTTAAACGAAGGGTTTTTAAACTTTAA